A single region of the Salvia miltiorrhiza cultivar Shanhuang (shh) chromosome 8, IMPLAD_Smil_shh, whole genome shotgun sequence genome encodes:
- the LOC130997011 gene encoding probable disease resistance protein At4g27220 — protein MISPTSERSGGGSGGGGETREAVESPHVHDAVTSQVQEYENKWDAPKVPGVVTSQIQEHENKSKEPKYEKMTSNPPEVSKHQQDQSVDDIGFARVGESELGMTFKFVLSMSESEGLNIRLQMLSMSSRQTQETALNLGTAMDNYRLFSATREVAVELDKNGVIVNRNGSKQPREMPTAEEWGEARVVNLIERKNMLLNDEAPNCPNLLILFLQRNSRLTRIPSSFFTQMPRLNFLDLSYTRIKALPSSLFKLQNLQILLLRSCVCLDTLPAEVGNLTNLEVLDLLGTDLPNLPKEVGGLTKLRHLQISFHQPDCGSSESELVSISQLQALQGLSISVHPKDQHWARIVGDVIEQVVKLKKLSYLQFYFPSVEALVRFSRASLPLRRFSFVVGQNIKRIISRVPEEVETEYEKYDQCLRLVNSGNKAPGLIKGILESVTAFYLDHQVEIQSLSELGVSSFVGLKFCVLRECPNMQVVIIGEKRDASFFPKLEYLGLHYLWKLEKIWGDDPTPGSYGALKYLRISTCGKLEYVASHSVLRCLSNLETFIVEDCQSLKSIVKEDATVQGAAAALLPRLKTMLLRHLPELVALGRGLFHAKEVIKIQCCPKFIMSEGPSRIRELKKKILSFSVMDISPSPRLPTEAFMVPVSVRIGSESRIHGPNNIYGVETGSDDRSHSSGFTVPNRLRRYIGLKLI, from the coding sequence ATGATTAGCCCCACTTCAGAAAGGtccggcggcggcagcggcggcggtggtgaaACTCGTGAGGCTGTCGAATCTCCTCACGTGCATGATGCTGTGACTTCACAAGTCCAAGAATATGAGAACAAATGGGATGCACCAAAAGTGCCCGGTGTTGTGACTTCACAAATCCAAGAACATGAGAACAAATCGAAAGAACCAAAATATGAAAAGATGACATCGAATCCACCAGAGGTGAGCAAACACCAGCAAGATCAAAGTGTTGATGATATTGGCTTTGCACGTGTGGGCGAATCCGAATTAGGCATGACCTTTAAGTTCGTGCTAAGCATGTCCGAGTCCGAGGGCCTAAATATCAGACTGCAGATGCTAAGCATGTCGTCCAGACAAACGCAAGAGACGGCGTTAAATTTGGGCACTGCCATGGACAACTACCGCTTGTTCTCCGCTACGAGAGAGGTGGCGGTGGAGTTGGATAAAAATGGTGTAATTGTGAACAGAAACGGTTCGAAGCAGCCGAGAGAGATGCCGACAGCCGAAGAATGGGGCGAAGCTCGTGTTGTGAATCTGATTGAGAGAAAAAACATGTTGCTGAACGATGAGGCACCAAATTGCCCTAATCTTTTGATTTTGTTCCTACAAAGAAACAGCCGATTAACTCGTATCCCTTCCTCGTTTTTCACACAAATGCCCCGTCTCAATTTCCTCGACCTATCATATACCAGAATCAAGGCCTTGCCTAGTTCGCTCTTCAAGCTCCAAAACCTCCAAATTCTCCTGCTCCGGAGCTGCGTCTGCCTCGACACCCTCCCCGCCGAGGTTGGGAATCTCACGAACCTAGAAGTGCTCGATCTTTTAGGAACGGATCTCCCGAACCTCCCCAAAGAGGTTGGCGGATTAACAAAACTACGCCACTTGCAGATCTCGTTTCATCAGCCCGATTGCGGAAGCTCTGAATCCGAGCTGGTTTCGATATCTCAGCTGCAGGCGCTGCAAGGGCTGAGCATATCCGTGCACCCAAAGGATCAGCATTGGGCGAGAATCGTCGGGGACGTGATCGAGCAAGTTGTGAAGCTGAAGAAGCTGAGCTATCTCCAGTTCTACTTCCCGAGCGTGGAGGCGCTCGTGCGATTCAGCCGAGCGAGCCTTCCGTTGAGGCGATTCAGCTTCGTCGTCGGCCAAAACATTAAACGGATCATATCTCGTGTTCCTGAGGAGGTTGAGACCGAGTACGAAAAGTATGATCAGTGCTTGAGATTGGTGAACAGTGGCAACAAAGCACCTGGATTGATCAAGGGGATTCTCGAATCCGTCACGGCTTTTTACTTGGACCATCAAGTGGAGATCCAGAGCTTGTCGGAATTAGGCGTTTCTAGCTTCGTGGGGCTCAAGTTCTGCGTGTTGAGAGAGTGCCCTAATATGCAGGTCGTGATCATCGGAGAGAAGAGAGATGCGAGTTTTTTCCCAAAACTCGAGTATTTGGGGTTGCATTATCTGTGGAAGCTGGAGAAGATCTGGGGGGATGATCCGACGCCAGGAAGCTATGGAGCGCTTAAATATCTGAGGATAAGCACGTGCGGGAAGCTGGAATACGTTGCGTCTCATTCTGTGCTTCGGTGTCTCTCTAATTTGGAGACGTTCATCGTTGAAGACTGTCAATCGCTTAAATCCATTGTTAAAGAGGATGCGACGGTGCAgggtgccgccgccgccttgcTTCCTCGATTGAAGACGATGCTGCTTCGCCACTTGCCCGAGTTGGTAGCTCTCGGAAGAGGCTTGTTTCATGCGAAAGAGGTCATCAAAATTCAGTGTTGTCCCAAATTCATCATGAGCGAAGGCCCCAGCAGGATTAGGGAGTTGAAGAagaaaattttgagtttttcagTTATGGATATTTCGCCATCTCCGCGTCTGCCCACCGAGGCGTTCATGGTTCCAGTTTCGGTTCGAATCGGTTCGGAATCGCGGATTCACGGTCCCAACAATATATATGGAGTTGAAACCGGCTCGGATGACAGGTCACATAGTTCAGGGTTCACGGTTCCAAACCGATTGAGACGGTATATTGgcttgaaattaatttga
- the LOC130997012 gene encoding uncharacterized protein LOC130997012: MGPKTSTTISSLEPTSNQNRLPRIGGGLTEVVIDGGVGGIVSEGGTSGGVCSGGWRASGGSGGGVDSSSGENDHVARVCPTGGGGGRYSGGGVGSIGSEGGTFEGGGEEDGDQHTSGAVAGGNLLVAGKFASKEDCRL, from the coding sequence ATGGGTCCAAAAACATCGACCACAATCTCGTCCTTAGAACCGACGAGTAACCAAAATCGGCTGCCAAGAATTGGCGGAGGACTCACCGAAGTAGTTATCGATGGTGGTGTTGGTGGTATTGTGAGTGAAGGCGGTACATCAGGGGGTGTCTGCAGCGGAGGTTGGAGAGCTAGCGGTGGCAGCGGTGGTGGTGTTGACAGCAGCAGCGGTGAGAACGACCATGTGGCAAGGGTGTGCCCGACCGGAGGTGGCGGTGGCCGGTACAGCGGCGGTGGTGTTGGCAGTATTGGAAGTGAAGGCGGCACGTTTGAGGGTGGTGGCGAAGAGGATGGAGACCAACACACATCTGGAGCAGTAGCCGGAGGGAACTTGTTGGTGGCCGGAAAATTTGCCTCGAAGGAGGATTGCAGGTTGTAG